The genomic stretch AGTAGTGAAAAGCCAACCAGAGTCAGAATCGCTAGGGTAATAACGAATAAGTTTATACGTCTTAATGTATACCAAAACATTAGCGCACCTCTCTTCTGACTTGATCAAAAGGTTGGGCATTGAATGGGCTCTGTTTAAAGCCGGTTAGCGAACGATCGTGAACTCGGAATTGCACGCCATGCGCCAGAGGAATTACAGGAACTTCTTCGTTGAGAATGTTTTGCGCTTGTCGATACAAGTTCACACGGTGCCTTTGTTGATTGATCTCTAATGCTAAATCCAGAAGGAAATCAAAGTCTGAATTACACCACATAGAGACGTTTAACCCTGCGCGTTCAGAACTGCAAGAGAGCAGGGGACGTAAGAAGTTGTCAGGATCGCCCGTGTTGCCAATCCAACCTGTAAGAAGCAAGTCTGTTGAAGCAATGGATGACAGTTGAGTACGATCGAATCGGTCGTCGGTATAGAGTTTCAGTTCGATACCAATGTCAGCCAAGTTTGCTTGAATCAATTCTGCCGTTTTTCGTGGGCTTGGGTTGTAGGCGCGAGGCTCTAAAGGTACCCACATTGAAAGTTCTAACCCCGGTTCAACACCTGCTTCTTTCAACAGTGCCACAGCGTAGTTTCGATCGTAGCGAACTTGAACGCTGTCTTTTTGGTGGGCCCAAGAGGTTGGTGGCAACAAGGTATAAGCTTTGGTGCCTGTACCGTAATAAACAGAATCGAGAATGTTCTGGCGGTTGATCGCCAAGTTCAATGCTTTACGGACTCGCGAATCACGTAAGGCTGGGTGTTCAGTGTTTAGCGCAATAAAAGAAACATTAACCGCAGGCGTTGCGGAAATCTGTAACTCTTCATGAGCTTGAATAATCGGGATTTGACTTGAAATCGGTGAGTTCAGCACGTCACATTC from Vibrio pomeroyi encodes the following:
- the sapA gene encoding ABC transporter substrate-binding protein SapA, with the protein product MKALIRLSLSICTLSFLAGCGESVDHEQIREKGFIYCGQGNPSTFNPQLVDSGITAESLSPQIFDTLLTLDPMTYRPQQNLATSWSVDKSGTEYTFTLRPNVEFQTTDWFTPTRSMNAQDVVFSFERIIDSSNPFHYVGGGLYPWFAGIDFKNLIVDITAVDDLSVKFQLSRPDNSFLNNIATSYAVIHSKEYANKLVAADEKNQIDSKPVGTGPFYLDEYQINDLVRLKKNKHYWKGDVQMDQVVFDTSQRGTGTLAKLLRNECDVLNSPISSQIPIIQAHEELQISATPAVNVSFIALNTEHPALRDSRVRKALNLAINRQNILDSVYYGTGTKAYTLLPPTSWAHQKDSVQVRYDRNYAVALLKEAGVEPGLELSMWVPLEPRAYNPSPRKTAELIQANLADIGIELKLYTDDRFDRTQLSSIASTDLLLTGWIGNTGDPDNFLRPLLSCSSERAGLNVSMWCNSDFDFLLDLALEINQQRHRVNLYRQAQNILNEEVPVIPLAHGVQFRVHDRSLTGFKQSPFNAQPFDQVRREVR